CGGTAAGATGACACACATGACCAGTGACCAGTTAACTAGAGATTCCTACCTTCTTTAACTAACTCTTTCAAAGATAGCCCGATAAACAGGTTCACTTTTGTTAATCGTGTATATTTCCCTTTCTGTAGGAACCGAGAGTGGATTTTCTACAAGCCATTCTCCCTGACCATATCTCACAAAAGCTGGATTTGCAGCAAAGCGATCGCACATTTCCACTGCTATAAACTCCAGATCGGATTGCAAAAAAACAATACCACCAGGGGGAAGAAATTCTGCAAGTTCTGCGACTAATTCTGGTTGCACCACTCGTCGTTTTGCATGGCGATTTTTAAACCAAGGATCGGGAAATTGAATTGTGACACGCTGTAGTCTTTTCTGAGGTAAAGAAGATAAAAGCGGGCGGAGTGAGTTATTCGCGTTGCAGAACAAATAATGAAGGTTTACCAGCCCTAACTCATCTCGCAATTTATTTGCTTCTACTACCAATGGTTCTCGAATTTCCAAACCCAAAAAATTCCACATGGTTTCCACTTGTGCCATATTGAGAACAAATCGTCCTCTAGCACAGCCAATATCTAAATGTAATGGTAAGTTTGGTTGGGCATAAACTTTTTCCCAGTCAATTGGACTGAGAGGGGTTTGATACTTATGTGCTAGTGGGTTAACGTGTTGACGGACTCGAACGATTGCCAAAATATTTCTCCTTATTAGTTAGTGGTTGGTAGTTAGTGGTTAGTGGTCACTGGTCACTGGTCACTGGTCACTGATGACAGGCTATACTCAATATAAAAAGAGTTTTTACACCTGTTTTTAACATCACTATTAGGTCAATGGCTTTAAAATTTCGTTTTGCTGTAGTCAGCGACTTGCACGTTGCTGTTCCCCACACAATCTGGAATCATCCGGCTCGTTTTCATTTAGTCGAAGTTAGCATCCCAGCATTTGACAGCATTGTAGAACATCTCACACAACTTGATTTAGATTTCCTTTTGCTACCAGGAGACTTAACTCAACATGGGGAACCAGAAAACCATACTTGGTTACAAAACCGTTTAGCACAGTTACCTTTCCCCGTGTATGTTGTTCCTGGCAATCATGATGTTCCAGTTTTGATGGCAAATGAGCAATCAATAGCCTTTGCCGATTTCCCCCATTACTATCGCAAGTTTGGATATAGTAACACCAATCAACTTTACTACACTTGTCAATTGCTACCAGGAGTAAGGCTAGTTGGCTTAAATTCTAACTCCTTTAATAACCAAGGTCAGCAAATCGGGCGTTTAGATGATAAACAACTGCAATGGTTGGAAGAAGTTCTAGCTGCATCTGTTGATGAACTCGTACTGGTTATGGTTCATCACAACGTTGTGGAACATTTGCCCAACCAGTCCCGCCACCTGATGGCAAATCGCTATATGTTGGAGAATGCGCCAGAACTATTAAACTTGTTACGGCAATATGGCGTTAGTTTAGTTTTCACGGGACATTTACACGTTCAGGATGTCGCCTACGCAGACGGAGTCTACGACATAACGACAGGTTCTTTAGTCAGTTATCCACATCCCTATCGTGTTTTAGAGTTTCACAGGAATGATTTTGGTCAAGACTGGTTGCAAATTTTGTCTTATCGAGTAGTGTCAGTACCTGACTTCCCTAACTTACAACTTTCCTCGCGTAAATGGATGGGCGATCGCAGTGTTCCCTTCTTAATCAAGCTGCTAACTGTACCCCCTATAAGTTTACCTTTAGCGCAAGCAAAAGAATTAGTCCCCAGTTTGCGGTATTTTTGGGCAAACATGGCTGACGGAGACGCTGTATTTGACTATCCTGATTTTCCACTAGAACTGCGTCGCTACTTTCAGAAATACGGTGCCATTGACTCAAGCGGTACACCCTCTTTCATTGATAACAATACTACGCTTTTAGTTAGTTGTTAGTTGTTAGTTGTTACTTGTTCATCACAATTAGCCATTAGCCATTAGCAATTAACAGAACGACAAATTCCAAACACAGAGGTATAATTATGTATCATAGTACTACCACCCACAGGACCGATCTCGCCGCCACAAAAGAAACCTGCTAATGGGATGTTTTTAAGGTAGCGATTGAATAACTGGGAATCAAAATTCGGTTTTCCGTAAAGACCTTCTCCTCTACCAACGCAAGAAAACATCAGCGCACCCACTGCGCTTGCGTCAGAAGAACGCTCTTTTT
This genomic interval from Scytonema hofmannii PCC 7110 contains the following:
- the trmB gene encoding tRNA (guanosine(46)-N7)-methyltransferase TrmB, yielding MAIVRVRQHVNPLAHKYQTPLSPIDWEKVYAQPNLPLHLDIGCARGRFVLNMAQVETMWNFLGLEIREPLVVEANKLRDELGLVNLHYLFCNANNSLRPLLSSLPQKRLQRVTIQFPDPWFKNRHAKRRVVQPELVAELAEFLPPGGIVFLQSDLEFIAVEMCDRFAANPAFVRYGQGEWLVENPLSVPTEREIYTINKSEPVYRAIFERVS
- a CDS encoding metallophosphoesterase family protein, which encodes MALKFRFAVVSDLHVAVPHTIWNHPARFHLVEVSIPAFDSIVEHLTQLDLDFLLLPGDLTQHGEPENHTWLQNRLAQLPFPVYVVPGNHDVPVLMANEQSIAFADFPHYYRKFGYSNTNQLYYTCQLLPGVRLVGLNSNSFNNQGQQIGRLDDKQLQWLEEVLAASVDELVLVMVHHNVVEHLPNQSRHLMANRYMLENAPELLNLLRQYGVSLVFTGHLHVQDVAYADGVYDITTGSLVSYPHPYRVLEFHRNDFGQDWLQILSYRVVSVPDFPNLQLSSRKWMGDRSVPFLIKLLTVPPISLPLAQAKELVPSLRYFWANMADGDAVFDYPDFPLELRRYFQKYGAIDSSGTPSFIDNNTTLLVSC